Proteins from one candidate division KSB1 bacterium genomic window:
- a CDS encoding DUF2442 domain-containing protein, translated as MTTLAIEASAVKVWFDEYNMWIALADGRKLSVPLEYFPRLLHATPFQREKYVLSGNGTGIHWEELDEDISVPALLMGKRDMTLRNNLD; from the coding sequence ATGACTACTTTGGCAATTGAAGCGTCTGCCGTTAAGGTGTGGTTTGATGAATACAATATGTGGATCGCATTGGCTGATGGACGGAAATTATCGGTTCCGTTAGAATATTTTCCCCGTTTACTACATGCGACACCTTTTCAGAGGGAAAAGTATGTGCTGAGTGGAAATGGCACTGGCATTCATTGGGAAGAGCTCGATGAAGATATCAGTGTACCGGCGCTGTTGATGGGGAAACGGGATATGACATTACGAAACAATCTTGATTGA
- a CDS encoding type II toxin-antitoxin system prevent-host-death family antitoxin, with protein MNAVTYSDLRNHLKEHMDQVFETHEPLIITRKNRENCVLISIDDYNAMKETQYLLSTEANAKRLQSSLDHARAGEISKKELVES; from the coding sequence ATGAATGCCGTGACCTATTCAGATTTAAGAAACCATTTAAAAGAACACATGGATCAAGTTTTTGAAACCCATGAACCACTGATCATTACCAGAAAAAATAGAGAGAATTGTGTTCTTATTTCGATTGATGATTATAATGCTATGAAAGAAACCCAATATCTGCTATCGACAGAAGCTAATGCAAAACGGCTTCAATCATCGCTTGATCATGCTCGTGCGGGTGAGATATCAAAAAAAGAACTCGTCGAGTCATGA
- a CDS encoding Txe/YoeB family addiction module toxin: MNLLFTDEAWADYLYWQKTDKKILNRINQLIKYINREPFDGIGKPEPLKFQLQGCWSRRINLEHRLVYRIKDDEMQIISCRFHY; the protein is encoded by the coding sequence ATGAACCTATTATTTACTGATGAAGCATGGGCTGATTATCTTTACTGGCAAAAAACGGACAAAAAAATCCTGAACAGAATTAATCAGCTCATAAAATATATCAATCGAGAGCCGTTCGATGGCATTGGCAAACCGGAACCATTGAAATTCCAGCTCCAGGGGTGTTGGTCAAGACGCATCAACCTCGAACACCGTCTCGTTTATCGCATTAAAGATGATGAAATGCAAATCATCTCCTGCCGCTTTCATTACTGA
- a CDS encoding nucleotidyltransferase domain-containing protein encodes MKTIAPDKYLNKIVQALTKFDIKEIFLFGSVNSDKYNNESDIDLLVILDIDRIPENYEVKMNLRLELRKAIRDINRKVPIDLLVYTKKEFELKVKRKRFFSGYY; translated from the coding sequence ATGAAAACAATTGCACCGGATAAATATCTGAACAAAATCGTTCAGGCATTAACAAAATTTGATATAAAAGAAATATTTCTTTTTGGATCAGTGAATAGCGATAAATATAATAATGAAAGCGATATTGACTTGCTGGTTATACTGGACATTGACAGGATACCAGAGAATTACGAAGTTAAAATGAATCTTAGACTTGAACTCCGAAAAGCAATACGGGATATCAATAGAAAAGTACCTATAGATTTATTGGTATATACGAAAAAAGAATTTGAACTCAAAGTCAAACGGAAACGCTTTTTTTCTGGATATTATTAG